Proteins from a genomic interval of Zingiber officinale cultivar Zhangliang chromosome 2A, Zo_v1.1, whole genome shotgun sequence:
- the LOC122042709 gene encoding uncharacterized protein LOC122042709: MAASVSAATTSSFDDPGDWVHKALVNPHLPAEVLLSFRRRRPELEAEADEDADPSTSEAEKVLEWGKRIKRSRVMRLPRIAEAPLEEEPAVMKRRPSPQSPLDLCRSASASSNEKPEVVSRSPSLATAEACRIEVVAAPSIPASARIRRPAARKMTKLELQAVERTLLEERAKLRKEIEDARRTADELRAHNHKLKQLRAELPKIAVPSSPPPRHKASVSLPDLNVPLPDCYSPS; the protein is encoded by the exons ATGGCCGCCTCGGTCAGCGCCGCCACCACTTCGTCCTTCGACGACCCCGGCGATTGGGTCCACAAAGCCCTTGTGAACCCCCATCTCCCCGCTGAGGTTCTCCTGAGTTTTCGCCGGCGCCGCCCCGAGCTGGAGGCGGAGGCCGACGAAGACGCGGATCCGAGCACCTCCGAAGCCGAGAAGGTGCTGGAGTGGGGGAAGCGAATCAAGAGGTCGAGGGTGATGCGGCTCCCTCGAATCGCGGAGGCGCCGCTCGAGGAAGAGCCGGCGGTGATGAAGAGGAGGCCGAGCCCGCAGTCGCCTCTCGATCTGTGTCGCAGCGCGTCGGCGAGCTCCAACGAGAAGCCCGAGGTGGTGTCAAGATCTCCCTCCCTTGCCACCGCCGAAGCCTGCCGCATCGAG GTTGTGGCTGCTCCGTCGATCCCGGCCTCCGCCCGCATCAGACGGCCAGCGGCGAGGAAGATG ACGAAGCTGGAGCTGCAAGCGGTGGAACGGACGCTGCTCGAAGAAAGGGCGAAACTTCGCAAG GAGATAGAAGACGCGCGAAGGACCGCCGACGAATTGCGCGCCCATAATCACAAACTGAAGCAG TTGCGAGCAGAGCTTCCAAAGATTGCAGTTCCTTCTTCCCCACCACCCCGACACAAAGCTTCCGTTTCATTACCAGACCTCAACGTCCCCTTACCTGATTGTTACTCCCCATCCTAA
- the LOC122040152 gene encoding DNA damage-binding protein cmr1-like, with amino-acid sequence MVTAAMTDYERLRLENIRRNDEMISSLLIRSKASDLATSLKRSPATQNKPKKAEKSAKKPRAQDPVVVRRSLRHRGLPPELTQPKSEPTQPESESPSDFPAKREQLLIGDAFVDRSESSDRNLVGAILSASERASLELAKEKEVGGLFDPKRDLMLREENVKRVVGGRIVSVRFLPFWDRTVIMAGDKLGNLGFWDVDMEEGDSDGVYVYVPHSDSVSGISVHPFSPAKIFTCSYDGLIRLMDVQDGTFNMIHSSDYLIYSICQSPVNTSTIYFAEGAGDLKLRDERTGRASNTWGLHEKRINTIDFNPENPNMMATSSTDGMARIWDLRVLKNHQPDSLKTVQHRRAVYSAYFSPGGLRLATTSCDDTVGIASGVNFDDQSLVKHDNQTGRWISTFRAIWGWDDFHIFLGNMKRAVDIISADSRTTTSLFSEYMTSIGCRLAAHPQIQGKLASATAGGKVFYWKRL; translated from the exons ATGGTGACCGCAGCGATGACGGACTACGAGCGCTTGCGGCTCGAGAACATCCGCCGGAACGACGAGATGATTTCCTCCCTCCTGATTCGCAGCAAGGCCTCTGATCTCGCCACCTCCCTGAAGCGCTCCCCCGCCACCCAGAACAAGCCGAAGAAGGCGGAGAAGAGTGCCAAGAAACCTCGCGCCCAGGATCCCGTCGTCGTCCGTCGCTCCCTTCGCCACCGCGGCCTCCCTCCCGAACTGACCCAGCCCAAATCTGAACCGACCCAGCCCGAATCTGAAAGCCCCAGCGATTTCCCGGCCAAGAGGGAGCAGCTACTCATCGGCGATGCGTTCGTGGATAGATCTGAATCGTCCGACCGAAATCTGGTTGGAGCCATCCTGAGCGCGTCCGAGCGAGCAAGTTTGgaacttgcaaaagaaaaggaggTGGGAGGACTGTTTGATCCGAAGAGGGATTTGATGCTGAGGGAGGAGAATGTGAAGAGGGTTGTCGGAGGGAGAATAGTGTCGGTTCGGTTCTTGCCATTTTGGGACAGGACGGTGATCATGGCGGGAGATAAGCTAGGCAATCTAGGGTTTTGGGATGTGGACATGGAGGAAGGGGATAGTGATGGGGTGTATGTTTACGTTCCCCATTCTGACTCTGTTTCCGGAATTTCAGTGCATCCCTTCTCCCCCGCAAAG ATTTTCACTTGCAGCTATGATGGACTCATCCGGTTGATGGATGTTCAAGATGGGACCTTTAATATGATCCACTCCAGTGACTATCTTATTTACTCCATCTGCCAGTCGCCTGTCAATACTAGTACAATTTATTTTGCGGAAGGTGCAGGAGACTTGAAACTTCGGGATGAGAGGACAGGAAGAGCTTCAAACACTTGGGGTTTGCATGAAAAGAGAATTAATACAATTGATTTCAATCCTGAGAACCCCAACATGATGGCTACTAGTTCAACAGATGGGATGGCTCGCATATGGGACTTGCGAGTATTGAAGAATCACCAACCAGATAGTTTAAAGACAGTACAACATCGACGTGCTGTTTATTCTGCATATTTTTCACCTGGTGGACTCCGACTCGCTACAACAAG TTGTGATGATACGGTTGGAATTGCTAGTGGTGTCAACTTTGATGATCAATCATTGGTGAAACATGACAATCAGACTGGCAGATGGATATCCACATTCAG AGCCATTTGGGGATGGGATGACTTTCATATCTTCTTGGGAAACATGAAAAGAGCTGTCGATATAATTTCAGCCGATTCAAGAACTACTACATCCCTGTTCAGCGAGTACATGACTTCAATAGGTTGCCGGCTCGCCGCACATCCACAGATACAAGGAAAATTGGCTTCAGCTACGGCTGGTGGCAAGGTGTTTTACTGGAAAAGATTATGA